Proteins encoded in a region of the Zea mays cultivar B73 chromosome 4, Zm-B73-REFERENCE-NAM-5.0, whole genome shotgun sequence genome:
- the LOC100279828 gene encoding uncharacterized protein isoform X1 — MVPQISNRSSEGRLPGAPRQQQGSLPFPRRRRAPTCPYDFHGRRPLGAPCSTRPQPWRDVSAPPIHGVRPPLRLLKQVGNLFLAPSSTGQPPPSLLSPWMRPLCPAPPLPSSLSVASAGSPSLDARHSEQGRPDPCLSVPRTWPYLSIKLLSRPNVPHAASSAPMASSPPGSELLCRPPSPSSRKPPWALVSPTLAPSTDVDLAQQQRRPSLRRARQNGPHVVDLRSVCASSSKPAPLSTSRLAHRSSAKSPN; from the exons ATGGTCCCCCAAATCTCCAACCGGAGCTCCGAAGGCCGCCTCCCTGGTGCACCTCGCCAGCAGCAGGGATCTCTTCCCTTCCCCAGGCGCAGACGAGCTCCTACCTGTCCCTACGACTTCCATGGCCGCCGGCCCCTGGGAGCTCCATGCTCCACGCGCCCTCAACCATGGCGCGATGTCTCTGCTCCTCCCATCCATGgcgtccgacctcctctccgtctCCTCAAGCAGGTCGGGAACCTTTTCCTGGCGCCCTCCTCTACCGGCCAGCCTCCCCCTTCCCTGCTCTCCCCTTGGATGCGACCTCTCTGCCCAGCGCCACCCCTCCCTTCCTCCCTTTCTGTGGCGAGCGCGGGTTCCCCAAGCCTCGACGCTCGGCACTCTGAACAGGGACGCCCAGATCCTTGCCTCTCTGTTCCACGCACCTGGCCCTACCTCTCCATCAAGCTGCTCTCCAGGCCAAATGTCCCCCATGCTGCCAGCTCTGCACCCATGGCGAGCAGCCCTCCCGGCAGCGAGCTCCTCTGTCGGCCCCCATCCCCTAGCAGCAGGAAGCCTCCCTGGGCGCTTGTTTCCCCGACGCTCGCCCCGTCAACAGACGTCGACCTCGCACAGCAGCAGCGACGCCCTTCGTTGCGTCGCGCTCGCCAGAACGGGCCTCATGTCGTCGATCTACGCAGCGTCTGCGCGTCGTCGTCGAAACCCGCG CCATTGTCGACGTCACGCCTCGCGCATCGCTCGTCGGCAAAGAGCCCAAACTAA
- the LOC100279828 gene encoding uncharacterized protein LOC100279828, with product MAAGPWELHAPRALNHGAMSLLLPSMASDLLSVSSSRSGTFSWRPPLPASLPLPCSPLGCDLSAQRHPSLPPFLWRARVPQASTLGTLNRDAQILASLFHAPGPTSPSSCSPGQMSPMLPALHPWRAALPAASSSVGPHPLAAGSLPGRLFPRRSPRQQTSTSHSSSDALRCVALARTGLMSSIYAASARRRRNPRHCRRHASRIARRQRAQTNGMHARRESARLFALNDSRFILFTYSVDDVFACLYVCENIIV from the exons ATGGCCGCCGGCCCCTGGGAGCTCCATGCTCCACGCGCCCTCAACCATGGCGCGATGTCTCTGCTCCTCCCATCCATGgcgtccgacctcctctccgtctCCTCAAGCAGGTCGGGAACCTTTTCCTGGCGCCCTCCTCTACCGGCCAGCCTCCCCCTTCCCTGCTCTCCCCTTGGATGCGACCTCTCTGCCCAGCGCCACCCCTCCCTTCCTCCCTTTCTGTGGCGAGCGCGGGTTCCCCAAGCCTCGACGCTCGGCACTCTGAACAGGGACGCCCAGATCCTTGCCTCTCTGTTCCACGCACCTGGCCCTACCTCTCCATCAAGCTGCTCTCCAGGCCAAATGTCCCCCATGCTGCCAGCTCTGCACCCATGGCGAGCAGCCCTCCCGGCAGCGAGCTCCTCTGTCGGCCCCCATCCCCTAGCAGCAGGAAGCCTCCCTGGGCGCTTGTTTCCCCGACGCTCGCCCCGTCAACAGACGTCGACCTCGCACAGCAGCAGCGACGCCCTTCGTTGCGTCGCGCTCGCCAGAACGGGCCTCATGTCGTCGATCTACGCAGCGTCTGCGCGTCGTCGTCGAAACCCGCG CCATTGTCGACGTCACGCCTCGCGCATCGCTCGTCGGCAAAGAGCCCAAACTAATGGCATGCATGCGCGACGCGAGTCGGCCAGGTTGTTCGCCTTGAATGATTCGCGATTTATTTTATTTACGTATTCGGTCGATGATGTGTTTGCATGTTTATATGTGTGTGAAAATATAATTGTATGA